Proteins encoded together in one Tripterygium wilfordii isolate XIE 37 chromosome 14, ASM1340144v1, whole genome shotgun sequence window:
- the LOC120015147 gene encoding 50S ribosomal protein L7/L12-like, whose translation MRFLRLISPYLSHIRKTFPQKRFLSLPLSIQSKLESPVVTRGFTSSAQEQRPEPLKSVAAIVDELSCLTLLEVADLTEVLREKLDIKEMPTMAVMMPGMSFAPGAAGAKSAAKPGGAEVAAEKTAFDVKLEAFDAAAKIKVIKEVRSFTDLGLKEAKDLVEKVPTLLKKGVTKEEAEKIIGKMKEVGAKVTME comes from the coding sequence ATGAGGTTTCTTCGATTAATTTCTCCATATTTATCACATATCCGAAAAACCTTCCCTCAGAAGCGTTTCCTCAGTCTTCCACTCTCAATCCAATCGAAGCTCGAATCTCCGGTAGTCACGCGTGGCTTCACATCTTCAGCACAGGAACAAAGACCCGAACCGTTGAAGAGTGTAGCCGCGATCGTAGACGAACTTTCCTGTCTCACTCTGCTCGAGGTCGCTGACCTCACGGAGGTCCTTCGAGAAAAGTTGGACATCAAGGAGATGCCGACTATGGCGGTGATGATGCCGGGGATGTCTTTTGCTCCTGGAGCAGCTGGAGCAAAGAGCGCTGCTAAGCCCGGTGGTGCGGAGGTAGCTGCAGAGAAGACGGCGTTTGATGTGAAGCTTGAGGCGTTTGATGCTGCAGCTAAGATCAAGGTGATTAAGGAGGTGAGATCGTTCACGGATTTGGGGCTAAAGGAGGCGAAGGATTTGGTAGAGAAGGTGCCCACTCTGTTAAAGAAGGGCGTCACGAAAGAGGAAGCTGAGAAGATTATCGGGAAGATGAAGGAGGTTGGCGCAAAGGTTACCATGGAGTGA
- the LOC120015146 gene encoding epoxide hydrolase A → MEDEVNHQRIQTNGIWLHVAEKGSGPLVLLLHGFPEIWYSWRHQMTFLANHGYHVVAPDLRGYGDSDSPLSPSSYSVFHIVGDLVGLLDHFSVQQAYVVGHDWGAVAAWHLTLFRPDRIKGLIALSVPYLPRDPKFKPLQRFIENFGDGFYISQFQEPGRAERAFARYDYLTVMKKFLLIMKKDNLIAPPGMEIIDYLETPSILPPWITEEELQVYADKFEESGFTGSLNYYRSMDMNWELLAPWQGLKINVPTKLMVGDKDIGFQSNNLREYVQGDIFKSIVPNLEVVIIDGHHFIQHEKAQEVSDEILSFLRKLSQDQ, encoded by the exons ATGGAAGACGAGGTAAATCACCAGCGGATCCAAACAAACGGTATATGGCTGCACGTAGCAGAGAAGGGGAGTGGCCCCCTTGTTCTTCTCCTTCACGGGTTCCCAGAAATTTGGTATTCCTGGCGCCACCAGATGACCTTCTTGGCCAACCATGGATACCATGTTGTTGCTCCTGATTTGAGAGGATATGGCGACTCTGATTCTCCTCTTAGTCCAAGTTCCTACTCTGTTTTCCATATTGTTGGTGATCTCGTTGGTCTTCTCGATCATTTTAGTGTCCAACAG GCCTATGTGGTGGGACACGACTGGGGAGCTGTTGCTGCTTGGCATCTAACCCTGTTCAGGCCTGATAGAATCAAGGGGCTGATTGCCTTATCAGTTCCATATCTTCCCAGAGATCCAAAGTTTAAGCCCCTTCAACGTTTTATAGAAAATTTTGGAGATGGGTTTTACATATCTCAGTTTCAG GAACCTGGAAGAGCAGAAAGGGCTTTTGCTAGGTATGACTATTTGACAGTCATGAAGAAGTTTTTGCTGATAATGAAGAAGGATAATCTAATAGCTCCTCCTGGTATGGAGATCATTGATTACTTGGAGACACCATCGATTCTACCTCCATGGATAACTGAAGAGGAACTCCAggtctatgcagacaagtttgaGGAATCTGGCTTCACTGGTTCTTTGAACTACTATCGCTCCATGGACAT GAACTGGGAGCTACTTGCACCTTGGCAAGGATTGAAGATTAATGTTCCAACGAAGCTCATGGTTGGTGACAAAGATATAGGATTCCAGTCTAATAATTTAAGAGAATACGTACAAGGAGATATCTTCAAGAGCATCGTCCCTAACCTGGAAGTTGTTATCATAGATGGCCACCATTTTATCCAACATGAGAAAGCTCAAGAAGTCTCAGATGAAATCCTTTCCTTTCTTCGTAAACTATCTCAAGATCAGTGA
- the LOC120015148 gene encoding probable ubiquitin-conjugating enzyme E2 16: MTSSSANARKALSKIACNRLQKELLEWQVNAPAGFKHKVTDNLQRWVIEVNGASGTLYAGETYQLQVDFPEHYPMEAPQVIFLHPAPLHPHIYSNGHICLDILYDSWSPAMTVSSICMSILSMLSSSTAKQRPEDNDRYVKNCRNGRSPKETRWWFHDDKV, translated from the exons ATGACCAGCTCCTCCGCCAACGCTCGCAAG GCTCTGAGTAAGATCGCTTGCAATCGGTTACAGAAGGAGCTGCTGGAGTGGCAGGTCAACGCTCCCGCCGGTTTTAAACACAAAGTCACCGACAATCTTCAGAG ATGGGTTATTGAAGTAAATGGAGCATCAGGAACGCTTTACGCTGGTGAAACCTATCAACTTCAAGTTGATTTTCCTGAGCATTACCCTATGGAAGCCCCTCAG GTTATATTTCTTCATCCTGCCCCGCTGCATCCTCATATATATAGCAACGGCCATATATGTTTAG ATATTCTATATGATTCATGGTCTCCGGCCATGACTGTGAGTTCAATCTGTATGAGCATTCTCTCAATGCTGTCAAGCTCGACTGCCAAG CAACGCCCTGAAGACAACGATCGTTATGTAAAGAATTGCAGGAATGGAAGATCCCCAAAGGAAACTAGATGGTGGTTCCACGATGATAAAGTGTAA
- the LOC120015098 gene encoding uncharacterized protein LOC120015098 has product MAGPDQPIGLGFLAHCGPMVWFLAFCDCKIIGSPAKLHSTSLKSPNISRLDFHSVVFIFVGRLPISKTRVSLPSLFLASPPISMESVRPPFARLDGHSIPKAMNQTANVNWVNLAGPYAWVKYVPGEPILPNNPNEGSVKRRNEKKRMRQRCEFIKGEAKKRKAQLQEANRKKRNKRVERKMAAVARERAWTERLAELQLLEVENGGIVCSARPHLHMIMLLNFKLGSRKISVYFSC; this is encoded by the exons ATGGCTGGGCCTGATCAACCAATTGGGCTTGGGTTTCTGGCTCATTGTGGGCCTATGGTTTGGTTTCTGGCATTCTGCGACTGCAAAATCATAGGCTC CCCTGCGAAGCTTCATTCGACCTCTCTCAAGAGCCCTAATATCTCTCGCCTCGACTTCCACAGCGTCGTCTTCATCTTTGTTGGGCGTCTCCCCATCTCCAAAACCCGAGTCTCGCTTCCCTCTCTGTTTCTTGCTTCACCGCCAATCTCCATGGAATCTGTTCGCCCACCATTTGCACGGCTTGACGGACACTCGATTCCCAAAGCGATGAACC AAACTGCGAATGTTAATTGGGTTAACCTCGCAGGGCCATATGCTTGGGTGAAATATGTTCCGGGGGAGCCAATCCTCCCTAACAATCCAAATGAAGGAAGTGTGAAGAGAAGGAATGAGAAGAAGCGCATGAGGCAGCGCTGCGAATTTATAAAG GGAGAGGCAAAAAAGAGGAAAGCGCAATTGCAAGAAGCTAAcaggaagaagagaaacaagAGGGTAGAACGTAAGATGGCAGCAGTGGCAAGGGAGAGAGCATGGACCGAGAGACTGGCTGAGCTGCAGCTGCTCGAAGTAGAGAATGGTGGCATAGTTTGTTCTGCCAGGCCACATTTGCATATGATAATGCTTCTGAACTTTAAACTTGGTTCCCGTAAGATCAGTGTCTACTTTTCCTGCTAA